One segment of Metallosphaera cuprina Ar-4 DNA contains the following:
- a CDS encoding MFS transporter, which yields MNWKLIILSLGVSLTFWDIFNVPYIINNVTSQFHTSALLSSLILSAEMIGYALGGVINGFISSIGGRKIGLLTSMSLVSIGSFIGLIAQSISWIIAAELIIGLGIEGELSVVPAYISETVSANNRGKSVGLVTASGFLTTLIVGPIAVLLNGNWRFLFLAGLLVSLVALFTRLSLPESPMWISKRGKLEWDWWAAIMMITWFLSYFTGYALFSDPTFQIIESHGFINSSLYFTYILYGDPLGVVVASILNDKIERKYSVSLVNILGGLLLGLWFFTGGISFLALGFLEMFLQGFKFPVMYTYTTETFGTKVRTLGYGIADGIGHLGGAIGPLVFSLTFIQNELASLLIVGSASVVAGLIVFTLGIKTNGRPLEKIKG from the coding sequence ATGAACTGGAAATTAATTATTTTATCATTAGGAGTCTCCTTAACGTTTTGGGACATATTTAACGTTCCCTACATTATCAATAACGTCACCAGCCAATTTCACACTTCCGCCCTGCTCTCCAGTCTCATTTTATCCGCAGAGATGATAGGGTATGCATTAGGAGGGGTGATCAATGGTTTCATTTCTTCCATAGGTGGGAGAAAGATAGGTCTGCTCACTTCTATGAGTTTAGTCTCCATAGGTTCATTTATAGGACTCATAGCTCAATCGATTTCATGGATAATAGCTGCGGAGTTGATAATAGGGCTTGGGATAGAGGGAGAGCTGAGCGTTGTTCCAGCATATATATCAGAGACGGTAAGTGCTAACAACAGGGGTAAATCCGTGGGTTTAGTAACCGCATCAGGTTTCTTAACCACTCTTATAGTTGGTCCTATAGCTGTCCTTCTTAACGGAAACTGGCGTTTCCTGTTCCTAGCCGGTCTCCTAGTCTCATTAGTGGCGCTCTTTACCAGGCTAAGTCTTCCTGAGTCCCCTATGTGGATCTCTAAACGTGGTAAGTTGGAATGGGATTGGTGGGCAGCGATAATGATGATCACTTGGTTTCTAAGTTACTTTACAGGCTACGCATTGTTCTCAGATCCGACTTTTCAGATAATTGAATCCCACGGTTTCATAAACAGCTCGCTTTACTTCACTTACATCTTATATGGTGATCCTCTTGGAGTTGTTGTAGCTTCAATATTAAACGATAAAATTGAGAGGAAGTACAGCGTGTCTTTAGTTAACATATTAGGGGGATTATTACTTGGCCTTTGGTTCTTTACGGGTGGCATCTCTTTCCTTGCCTTGGGATTCCTAGAGATGTTCCTTCAAGGGTTCAAGTTTCCGGTAATGTACACCTACACCACTGAAACTTTTGGGACTAAGGTAAGAACTCTAGGCTACGGAATAGCGGATGGGATAGGCCATCTAGGAGGAGCAATAGGACCTTTAGTCTTCTCCCTCACCTTTATTCAAAACGAGTTGGCTTCGCTGTTAATAGTTGGTAGCGCATCAGTGGTAGCGGGTTTGATTGTGTTCACCCTTGGGATAAAGACGAACGGCCGGCCACTTGAAAAAATAAAAGGATGA
- a CDS encoding FAD-dependent oxidoreductase: protein MRILEPFRIRDVEVRNRVVLSPMISNLGTPQGYPTEEHIAYLSRRTRSAGLIITEYTYVNKRDARGSPNELGLYDDELVPKFFRLTDAIHGRGSKVFVQLVHVGRKTRRSVIWGNDPIAPSPIQLMDPVREMTEDDIQRVINDFVKAGERAERAGFDGIEIHGAHGYLVAQFLSPATNRREDRYKDGVLFLEDLLKEIRSRVSIPVGLRVSVTEFDDTGLNPELVSKIISRVESQLDYVHLSAGRDGPLGASMPIYWSKPAFLEYARHVRRPKVPMMLAGSVTTLDEAEQVLELADAVVLGRQLLADPEWLPKSLSGDPIRFCIRCNQLCRGFASREVRCDVNPELGWETLSSKPGSGDVIVIGGGLMGLEASRVLAKRGFRVTLLEQSDKLGGQLNWLIDPWKKEFLSLLEFYERELSKLKVTIQLNTKGNKKEGLWAVPERTQPTFKDIKGSDILIDSNLYAYQDYAFKWIENNSVSITERSLSGLDRTRRYLLEKVYESKGIKVVKEGKGKIEFREFLRDQPSIGQSISRGYFMGLDYEV, encoded by the coding sequence ATGAGGATCCTAGAACCTTTCCGGATTAGAGACGTTGAGGTAAGGAACAGGGTTGTCCTCTCCCCTATGATATCCAACCTCGGGACTCCCCAAGGTTACCCCACTGAAGAGCACATAGCGTACCTTTCAAGGAGGACTAGGTCAGCAGGTCTTATCATAACTGAGTACACCTACGTTAATAAAAGGGATGCGAGAGGTTCTCCAAACGAGTTAGGTCTCTACGATGATGAACTCGTTCCTAAGTTCTTCAGGCTAACAGACGCAATACACGGGAGGGGTTCAAAGGTTTTTGTTCAGTTAGTTCACGTAGGTAGGAAAACTAGAAGAAGCGTCATATGGGGAAACGATCCGATAGCACCTTCACCAATCCAGCTAATGGACCCTGTTAGGGAGATGACAGAGGATGACATACAGAGAGTAATAAACGACTTCGTTAAGGCTGGGGAGAGAGCTGAACGCGCAGGATTCGACGGTATCGAAATTCATGGAGCTCACGGTTACCTAGTTGCTCAGTTCCTTTCGCCAGCGACTAACAGAAGAGAGGACAGGTATAAAGACGGAGTCCTCTTCCTTGAGGACCTACTCAAAGAGATCAGATCTCGCGTGTCTATTCCAGTAGGTCTTAGGGTGAGTGTAACTGAGTTTGATGACACGGGCTTGAATCCAGAGCTGGTTTCTAAGATCATTTCTAGGGTGGAGAGTCAATTAGATTACGTTCACTTATCAGCAGGAAGGGACGGCCCATTAGGTGCATCGATGCCTATCTATTGGAGTAAACCAGCGTTTTTAGAGTACGCAAGGCACGTGCGAAGACCTAAGGTTCCAATGATGTTGGCCGGTTCTGTTACAACCCTTGATGAGGCTGAACAGGTCTTGGAACTAGCTGACGCGGTTGTTCTAGGGAGGCAGCTCCTGGCCGATCCCGAGTGGTTGCCGAAGAGCCTATCGGGGGATCCGATCAGGTTTTGCATTAGATGTAATCAACTATGTAGAGGCTTCGCCAGTAGGGAGGTGAGATGCGACGTGAACCCTGAGCTCGGATGGGAAACACTCTCCTCTAAGCCAGGATCTGGAGATGTGATAGTGATCGGTGGAGGGCTCATGGGATTAGAAGCCTCCAGAGTTTTAGCAAAGAGGGGATTTAGAGTGACTCTTCTGGAACAGAGCGATAAGTTAGGGGGACAGCTCAACTGGTTAATTGACCCATGGAAGAAGGAGTTCCTTTCTTTGTTAGAGTTCTACGAACGTGAACTAAGCAAACTTAAGGTAACGATTCAACTTAACACTAAGGGAAACAAAAAGGAAGGGTTGTGGGCGGTCCCTGAGAGAACTCAACCAACATTCAAGGATATAAAGGGGAGCGATATCTTGATAGACTCGAACTTGTACGCTTATCAAGATTACGCCTTTAAGTGGATCGAAAATAATTCAGTATCGATCACTGAAAGGAGCTTATCTGGTTTGGATAGAACAAGGAGGTATCTTCTAGAGAAGGTTTACGAAAGCAAGGGCATTAAGGTAGTTAAGGAAGGTAAGGGAAAGATAGAGTTTAGGGAGTTCTTGAGAGATCAACCGTCGATTGGACAATCCATATCAAGGGGATACTTCATGGGGTTAGATTATGAGGTTTGA